The window CAAATAATAAATTTTTCGGTGCTATTTCTACAATCTTACCTAAATACATAACAATTACACGATCCGAAATATGACGGACTACACTTAAATCATGGGAAATAAATAAAAGCGTTAGCCCGAGCTCTCTTTGTAACTTTTTCAGTAAGTTTAAAATTTGCGCCTGAATCGATACATCCAACGCAGATACAGATTCATCACAAATAATGATTTTTGGGTTTACTGAAAGTGCTCTCGCAATGCCAATTCGCTGTCTTTGCCCACCAGAAAATTCATGCGGATAGCGCTCTAAATATTCTGGTCTTAACCCTACTAACTGCATGAGTTCTATCATTCTCGCGTCCTGTAATTCTTTCGGAACGACTTTTTGAATCGTCATGGCCTCTGCTAGCATTTGACGAATCGTTCTTCTTGGATTTAGTGAGGCAAAAGGATCCTGAAAAATGATTTGGATATCCTTTCTCGCTAAATTTAATTCTGCTTTTGTTTTTATTAATAAGTCTTCCCCAAATAGCTTAATCGCGCCACTTGTTGGTTCATCCAAGCGTAAAATAGAGCGTCCCGTTGTTGATTTACCGCAACCGGATTCCCCCACTATACTTAATGTTTCACCTTCAAATAAGTCAAAAGAAATATCATCCACGGCTTTAACGACTTGTTTCTCTCCAAATAATCGATCACGTTTTAGTTTGAAATATTGCTTTAAATTTTTCACTTCTAAAATAGGCTGTTTTACCTCATTCATACGCCCACACCTACCCATTCATTTGTATATTTAAAGCATCGTACAGACTTTCCCTCTCCCATCTGTACAAACTCTGGCTGCTTTTCTTTGCATATGTCAGTTGCAAATTGGCAACGCTCTGCGAATCTACAGCCTACTGGGTAGTGATATGGACTCGGCACTGAGCCTTCGATTGTAGCTAATTCCTCCTGCTCAGCATAAAGCTTTGGAATGGAATTGATTAGCCCCTCTGTATAAGGATGTAATGGTTGCTCGAAAATACTATCTGCTGAGCCTTCCTCAATAATTTGTCCAGCGTACATCACCGCTACTTTGTCACATACTTCCGCTACAACACCTAAATCATGCGTAATAAAAATGATGCTCATGCCCATTTGTTTTTGTAGATCTCTTAGTATTTCCAAAATTTGTGCTTGAATCGTTACATCCAGTGCTGTAGTTGGCTCATCCGCAATGAGGACATCCGGATTACATGCTAATGCCATCGCAATCATGACACGCTGGCGCATCCCTCCACTCAATTGATACGGCTCCTGTTTTGCTCTTTTTTCAGGTGCTGGTATCCCGACAAGCTTTAGCATTTCCACTGCTCTTGCCCAAGCTTGCTTTCTTGTTAATTTTTGATGAAGTCGAAGCGACTCTGCAATTTGTTCGCCAACAGAAATGACGGGATTTAAGCTTGTCATCGGCTCTTGGAAAATCATTGAGATCTTATTGCCACGAACTTGTCTTAGCTGTTCATTACTCATTTTGTTAATATCTTCATTGTTTAATAAAACTTCGCCCTCTACAATTTTCCCAGGAGGTGTCGGAATTAGCTTTAGTATAGACAATGATGTCATCGATTTGCCGCAGCCAGATTCCCCTACGATGCCTAAGGTTTCGCCCTTGTTCAAATAGAAGGACACGCCATCTACAGCTTTTGCAACGCCTTCATCTGTAAAGAAGTGTGTTTTTAAATTTTTCACTTCTAATACTGGTGTCTGATTTGTCATTATTTATGACCTCCTAATTTAAATCAATTCGTTTATTGAACACTTTGTATAAAATATCTACTAAAAGGTTGACGAATACGAAAATGATCGAAGCTACAAGAACCCCACCTTGTACCATTGGCAAATCACGTGTGCGAATCGCATCTACAATCATTCGTCCTAATCCATTCACAGCAAATACAGATTCTATTAATACCGTACCGCCTAGTAAACTACCAAACTGAAGACCAACTACTGTAATGACTGGAATCAATGCATTTCTTAAGGCATGCTTGAAAATAATAATGTAGCCCTTTAATCCTTTTGCTTTTGCAGTACGAATAAAGTCTTGATTTATGACTTCCAACATACTTGAGCGTGTCATACGTGCAACAATCGCAGCACCACCAGCCCCAAGCGTTATGGCTGGTAGAATAATATGTTTCGGACTTTCCCAGCCGGCAACAGGAAGCCAACCCAAATCAACTGAAAATGTATACATTAATAAAATCCCTAAAAAGAAACTTGGTAAAGAAATTCCCAGTAAAGCGATAATTGTTACCCCGAAATCCATCCAAGAATACGGCTTAATGGCGGATACAATCCCTGCCCCTAGTCCCAATACAATCGTAATTAAAATACTGTATGTCGCAAGCTCAATTGTAATCGGTAAGCGCACAAGTATTTCATCCAGAACTGGACTTCCATTTTTTAATGAAGTGCCCATATCTCCTTGAACGAGTCCTTTAATATACTCCCAATATTGAATATGCAAGGGTTGATTTAAGCCTAAATTTTCACGTAGTTCTTCAATCGTTTCATGGGATGCCCCTTCTCCTGCCAAAACTACTGCAGAATCCCCAGGTACCATTTGCATGATTAAAAATACAACTAATGTAACGCCAAATATGACAGGGACAATTTGTGCGATTCTCTTAATAATAAAGACTGTCATCTTTTCACCTATCCTTTCATCCGTGGATCCAGGGCATCTCTCAACCCATCACCTAATAAATTCAACCCTAATACTAAAACCGAAATCATTAATCCTGGGAATAATGCAATATGTGGCGCATTAAATAAAAAATCCCGTCCAGTAGAAAGCATAGCACCCCATTCAGGTGATGGTGGCTGAGCACCTAACCCTAAAAATGATAGACCTGCTGCTGATAAAATCGCAGTTGCCAGACGCATAGAAGCCTGGATAATAATAGGAGATAAAATATTCGGTAATATATGTCTTCCTATAATAATGACATCATTTGCCCCTAGAGTTCGTACCGCATCGATATACTCCAGTTTTTTCACTTCCATCGTTGAACCTCGAACAATTCGCGCAAACATCGGAATGGAGAAGAATCCAACAGCTATTGTTACATTGACCAGGCTTGTCCCTAAAGCACTAACAATTGCCAATGCCAGCAAAATACCAGGGAAAGCGAGCATGACATCCATAATACGACTAATAATCGAATCAATAATTCCACCATAATAGCCAGCAATTAAGCCGATTGTGACACCAATAATACAACCAAAAAGAACGGCACAAATCCCAACGCCCATTGTTAAATACGCGCCAGATAAAATTCGGCTTAATATATCTCTTCCTTTATCATCCGTCCCCATCAAGTGGTCCATATTGGGTGCCAATAGCTTATTTGTTAAATCAATTTCAAATGGATCATATGGTGCTAGCCACGGCCCAAAAACGAAAATAACTGCATAAACGATTAAAATGCCTAAGCCAACTAATGCAGCCTTATTCTTTTTTATTTTTCTCCACAGATTTTTCTTCGCTTTTTTTGGTTTAATAGAAGGTGAAACTATTGTCACCGAATTCACGTTACTTTCCATCGAACCCCTCCTACACTTTTATTAGATTGTGTACTCAATGTAAGAAATTAAAAATCTAAAGTAAATACAAAAAAACTTATTTGTCAGAAAATTTAAAATAGTAGTAATAAAAACGAAAATATTACGTTTTCATATTTTATATAATTCAATTAGGTTAACAGACTATCACTTTTGGAGGGAATGATGAAATGAAGAAATTATCTTACTTACTTTCTATCATGATGCTCGTATTCGTGCTGCAAGCATGCTCTACAGCAAATAATGATGAGGCAGCAAAAGAAACGAGCGACACGACAGATACAGCAGAGGAATTAATTATTTTAAGAGCTTCTGATGCAACAAACTTGGATCCACACTTCATCACAGATATTCCATCAGCAAATATTGTTCACGGTAAAGTTTACGAAACATTAATCGCTTTCGATAAAGATCGCAATTTTGTACCTTTATTAGCAAAATCATGGTCTCAAGATGACGATACAACGTGGACATTTGAGTTAAACGAAGGGATCAAATTCCATGACGGAACAGATTTCAATGCTGAGGCGGTAAAAGCTACTTTTGATCGTATATTAGACCCAGCAACAGGTTCACCTCAACAAGACAAGTTAAGTATGATTAAAGAAATAGTCGTAAATGATGAATACTCTGTTTCATTGAAATTAAACTCACCATATGCAGGTTTACTATCAATTTTAGCAAGTAATGAAGGGAGCATTATTAGCCCTAAAGCAATTGCAGAAAAGGCTGATCAATTAAAAACTTCACCAGTTGGTACAGGTCCATTCGTATTTAAAAATTGGACTTCTGGACAATCAATCGAATTAGAAACAAACCAAGATTACTGGGGCGACATTCCTGAGTTCAGTAAATTAACATTCAAGATCGTACCTGAAGATGCAACACGTATTGCTATGGTTGAAAGTGGCGAAGCACACATTTCCGATCAAATACCAGTGACGGACTTAGCTCGAATCGAAAGCTCAGATACGATGTCCTTATTCCGTACGGAAGGTTTAGCAGTCGAATATATCGGTTTCAATGTACAGGATGAATTATTATCAGATGTAAAAGTTCGTAAAGCGATTAGCTATGCAATCGACCGCGAAACGATTATTAGTGGTATCTATGAAAATGTTGGGACATTAGCAAACTCTGCTATGAGCCCAATGGTGATCGGCTACTCTGAAAATGTAAAGGGGTATGATTACAATTTAGAAGAAGCGAAAAAACTTCTAAGTGAAGCTGGTATTCAAGAAGGGACAACCGTAAAACTTCTGACAAGTGATCGTAAAGAACGTATAAATATGGCAGAGGTTATTCAATCCCAGTTAAAAGGCATTGGCTTAAAGGTTGAAATTCAAGTATTAGAGTACGGTGCGTATATTGAAGAAATTTCCAAAAAACAGCATCAAATGTTTATTGGCGGTTGGGGGAACGCGACTGGTGATGGAGACTATAACCAATACAACCTATTCCACTCCGTATCACAGGGACCACCAGGCAACCACTTCTTTTACTCCAATCCAGAAGTGGATCGTTTAATTGAAGCAGCTCGTACGGAGAGTGATTTGGTAGAGCGCGCAAAAATTTACGAAGAAGCATTAAAAATTGAATTAGATGAAGCCGTTTATATTCCAGTTCGAAACTATGAACACCTTGCTGTTGTAAGTGATAAAGTAAAAGGCTTCTGGTTAGATGCATCAAACTATACAATGGTACGAGATGTAACGGTTTCACAATAATTCATAACGAAAGGAACGTTCATATGACTCTTTTAATCAAAAATGCCCGTTTAGAAACGGGCTTCCTATTTGAAAATAATCTAGTTATTGGAACCAATACAGATTGTTTTGATCTACTCATTGAGGAAGGCAAAATTGTAGCGATTGACGAAACGATTTCTTCAGTAGACGCTGAAACCATTGATGTGCAAGGACAGCTGTTATTACCATCTTTTAGAGAAATGCATATCCATATCGACAAAACCTATTTTAGTGGGGAATGGATTGCGCCAACACCCATTACACAAGGCATTTTCACACGTATCCAAGAAGAAATCGAGCTTCTTCCACTGCAGTTGCCAGTAGCCAAAGAGCGTGCAACCAAAATGGTTGAGCATTTAATTGCCAATGGTCACACACATATTCGGAGCCATTGTAATGTGGACCCTCAAATTGGTACTGAGCATATTAAAATTACAAAGGAAGTGTTAGAATCCTTTGCTGACCAAATAACGTATGAAATCGTTGCGTTTCCTCAGCATGGCTTACTACGCTCTAATGTTGAAAATTTAATGCGTGAAGCAATGGAACTAGGAGCAACACATGTTGGGGGGGTAGACCCCGCTATCGTTGACCGAGAAACGCGACGTTCTTTAGAGCTGATTGTTGAAATTGCCAAAACGTACGATAAGCAAATTGATATTCATCTACATGACCGTGATTTGCTTGGTAGCTTAGAGATTCAAACGTTAATGGATATTATAGAGGAAACAGGCTTTACAAATGGTGTCACGATTAGTCACGCAATCGCTTTATCTGACTTAACAGAAGCACAATTAGAACCCCTTGTAAAACGTATGGCTTCATTTAATATTGACGTTACTTCCACAATTCCAATTGGACAAAATCGTTCGACGATTCCTGTGAACTATTTGCACGACAATGGGGTGAACGTTTCAATTGGTCATGATAGCTTAACAGATCATTGGTCCCCATTTGGCTCTGGTGACACAATCGAAAAATTAAACACACTTGCAGAACGCTTCAAATATATTGATGAACGTTCACTTGGACAGGCATGGAAATATGCCGCTGCAGGGATCACACCATTAGATGTTGATGGCAACCAAGTTTGGCCTAAAGTTGGCGACAATGCAAACTTCTTAGTCATTGATGGTGTAAGTAGTGCACATGTAGTTGCAAGACGTTGCCCGATTACGACTGTTATTTCAAAAGGCAAAGTAATCCATCAAAATCCAACTGAGCTGAAAGGAGCATTGAGATGAATCAATGGTTAAAAAATGTTCGTTTAGAGACGGGTGAAATTGTACATCCAAACAACCGTATCGAAACAACGACCAATTTATTTCATATTGAAATCTCTCCTGAGGGGTCTATTTTATCGATTGTAGATTGTTCTGAAGAGATTACAAGTGAACACGTAACAGATATGAACGGTCAACTAGCATTACCAGCATTCAAGGAAATGCACAATCACTTAGACAAAACCTACCTCTCACTACCTTGGAAGGCATGCAAACCTGTGCAAAATTTAAAGGAACGTCTCGATTATGAAGCACAGGAATTAGTTGAGCTAAGTGAAACAATTGAACAACGCGCTTGTGCAATGATTGAAAAAATACTCGCGAATGGCGTCAATCATATTCGTACACATATTAATGTGGACCCTTATATTGGTCTCAAAAATCTGGAAGGTGTCGTAAGGGCATTAAAGAAGTACGAGGATTATGTAACAGCAGATATTATCGCTTTTCCTCAGCACGGCTTAATGCGCGACAACGTACCAGACTTACTTCGTCAGGCACTTGAAAATGGCGCAACAATGCTAGGAGGCCTAGATCCAGGTGGAATTGATGGCGATGTTGAAAATTCCCTACGCTTAACGATGCAAATCGCTAGCGAATATAATGTGGACGTGGATATCCATTTACATGATGGTGGCTACTTAGGCTACTATACCATTGATAAATGGCTAGATTTAATGGAAGAAAATGCATTCAAGAGCCGTACTGATTTTAGCCATTCCTTTGGCTTAGGCGATGTATCAGTTGCAGAGCAAAAAGCGATTGTGAAAAGATTACAAAAGCATGATGTTCACATTATGTCGACGGTTCCATTTAATCTAGGACGTGTGATTCCTCCGATTGACCTTTTAACGGAACATGGGGTTAAAGTCCATTTTGGCTGTGACGGCTTTTATGACTCCTGGAGTCCATATGGGTCAGGTGACATTTTAGGAAAAGTGAATTCGTTTGCGGATGTCACTCGAAAAATTGATGAACGAGGTCTTCGTAATTCCTTAGGCTATATTACAAATCACGTTACACCGTTAAACAATCAAGGACAGCAGCAATGGCCAAATGTAGGAGATGAAGCAAGCTTTGTCTTTGTCCCATCCAGCTGTAGCGCCGAAGCTGTAGCACGTTTACCAAAACAACGGACTGTTATGAACAAAGGTAAATTCTTTCAACCGCTTGTCGTTACATGTTAAAATCATACGCCATATTATTGCTATGCGTATCACTATGGGCATCTAATTTCATAATTGGAACCATATTAGTAGATTACTTAAGTGCGATTCATGTGACGGTCATCAGACTTTTTTGCATCGTGCTATTTCTAGGAATCATCTGCTTTAATCGGATTCAATTAAAACGAGTACGCAAAAAAGTTTGGTTACTTGTAGCATTTGCTGCTCTACTGGGTGTTAGTATCAATCACTTTGCTTTCTTCAAAAGTCTTGAATCCACAACACCGGTAGTTGCTGCCTATATATTAGCTCTTACGCCAATCATGACGGGGATTATCAATAAATTGCTGTTTGCAGAAAAAAAATCCCCCTCATTTTGGGGTGGTTCCCTTCTTTCATTCTGCGGTGTCATCATCATTATTTCCTTTAAGGGAGATGTACATTTTTCCTTTGGTATGGGCGAAGTGTTTAGCTTTATTACCATGCTAAGTTTCGCGATATTTCTTGTTTGCTTGCAAGTGTTAAGTAAGCACATGAGTAGTATCACCATTACATGTAGTACAACGCTCATAGGATTGGTATGTCTTCTTCCCTTTACCCCAGTAACAATAGGACGGGAACTAGCTACGATACCAGGTGGGATTGTTCTACTGCTTGTCGTATCCGCCATCCTCATACATGGTGTAAGCAATCTAATATGGAACAAAGAAATGCCGAAAGTCGGCGCCACTCAAGGAGCTGTATTCTTAAATTTGGAGCCGTTAATCACGATTTTTCTTTCCTCCCTGATTTTAAGTGAAAACGTCTCCATTCTGCAGCTATTTGGCGGCCTATTCGTGATTGTCGGCATCTTTCTTTCGTTGGATATTTTGAAGCTAAGGAAAATAATACAGGCAACAGGGGGCTTCCTGTAAGGCAGAAATATAAATGGAAGCTAGTTGACGTTTCAACCCCTTTTTAAAATGGATTATGAAACTGGACAGAGTTCTCCAAAATATACATTTAATGGAGTCAATTAATGAAGCAATTAGAATGGACACCATATTATTAATAATTATGATTTCTTGAATATGAACTGTTAGTTTTCTCAAATCCTTAAGTCTATTAAATGTTAAAAATCCCTACTTTTTTGTTGAAAGGAGGGATTTTTCTATAAGTTTTATTCTGATATTTTTAATCAAAGTCCTACACTACATTGAATAACTCAATGGTTTATCATCACTAAACAGGCTTATATTTTGGAAATCATTTTCCTTCATTAAGAATTCTTAGATACTCTCTTTTATAGAGGCAACTTCTTAGTTTTCAAAATTTCATGTGATTTTAGTTTGAATGCTACAACTAAAGAAAAAAATCACATTGCCTTTAAAAGCTCTATTAGAGGAGGCAAGGTGATTTAAATCTACATTTTGATAATCAAACATAAAGTTTCCAAATGGAATTTTTAAACTTGACGTCATATGATACTATATGAAATCAAATAATTTCGTATAATGGAGACGGCGGGAGTAAAACCCCCTTTCTATTAAAAACTACTAATTATGAGTATTTATCAGGTTTCAAATAACTTTTATATTATTGCTAAATGCCAAATAAAATGCCATTTCAATATTAGCTTAGTCGGGGGCAAGTCATACTATTAACAAATATTGATTACTATATGAAAAATTAGATTATTAACAATAAACAATGTGCAATAATTAATGATAGATTTTTATAGTAAAATATAGTAAATTTAGTAAAAGGTTTAATATCTTATAAACGAGGTACTAATACAATGAAATATATTATTAGATTAATAGAACCTTTTAATAACTCAATCAAACTACAATTAGAGAAATTAAACATTTCTATTAGACTGATTGATAACGTTTTAGAAGATCTACTAATTGTTGAAACTGAAAACAGTCAAATTTTACATAATTTAGGATTTATCAGGTCAGTAAAACCTACAAGAAAAGGTAAACTCCTAATTTCATCCACTAAAACAACTAATCAAGATTTTAAAATTGATATAGTCCCATCTTTTAAAGAAGAGCTAATTCACGATACTGGTCTTGTAGGGTTTGGTACTAACATAGTAATTCTCGATTCGGGCTACAATGGAAATTGCAACATTAATCTGGGTGGCCAAAAAGTTTTTACTGACGATGGGATAATCTATGATTATATAAATCATGGAACATTAGTTGCTGGTATAATAAGTAAAATTGCTCCTGCGGCAAAGTTGTATTTAGGGAAAATTTGTTCCAAGGATCCCTATGATATAGATGAAGAGCTAGTTTTCCAAGGCCTGAACTGGGCAACTGAGATTCCAAATATTAACATAATAAATCTTTCAATTGGAATTGACTTTAAATGTACTGGGAATTGTGATTTGGCAGAAAGAGTGAATAAAATGTCTTCAATGGGATATACTATTATATCAGCTGCAGGAAATAAAAACCATATACACTGTCCCGCTTGTTCACAAGAAGGAATAGCCGTTGGAGCATTAGATGCATCTGGAAAAGTAGTAGCACAAAGTAGTGCATCTGGTTTAGGGGGAACAGATAAACCAGATTTGGTAGCACAAGGTCAGATTGTAGAAAATTATTTAAGAAAATCTCAAAACCATACAGGAACTTCTTTTGCCAGTCCAATAATAACAGGGTTAGTTGGAGCAACATTTCATCATATAAAAGAAGGAATTTCACCTAAGTATCATTTATTATCATCTACCTCAAGTCTTTTGAATCAATCTTTTAATAAACAGGGTTATGGTATTGTTGATTTGAATAAATATCTAGGAGGGTTAGATTATGTCACAAGTAAAAGTTAAGGTAAAAGTAAATGATTTAAATCTTACGAGTGAATTGTTAAAATACGGAACTATTACTTTTATTGATAATATGGTTAATATTGTTTTCTTATTAACCGATAGTTCCAATATTAATAAAATTTCTAAACTTCCATTTGTGATAAAGGTAACTAAAAGTAGAACAGCGAGTTTACAATCTGCATAAAGGGGCTATTTAATCTTTAGTAGGACCTGAAAATTTTATTATAAATTTTAGTTCATATTTGTTTTTCTTTTTTAGTATGACATTTTAAAGTTAAAGAAATTAACGGTTTAAAAAATAAAAATGTACAATTCAATTTACTTTGAATTGTACATTTTTTCACTTTCACAGAAGTAATTGTTAGTTCTTTCTAGCCTCCAAAAAATTTTAATAAGGACTTAGAGATTTATAATAAAATTGCAGAATATTATTATTTTACTGCTAGCTTTTTCTTCTTCTCTCTTCAATTTTACCTCACTATCTAACATAGAAATAAAAAGGGTCTTTTAATTCTTATAGCATCTTAATAACATGTGATTTTTATTCGTAATAGTATAAGAATTAATTTAAATGTTTAGTAATTGAGTATAGATATCATTTTTATTTAGAACATCCTGACAAAAAGTCAAATCAGATTGATATTTCAGATTAAATACTCCCGTATCTTTTAGCAGTACTTTAGGTGTTTCAGCTATCGAAACTAACTTTTCGGATCGTAATGAATATTTTCTTTCATATTCAATAGATTCATCTGTATAACCGTATGCTAATAATTTCTTTTCGAATTTTTCTACGCGAGGTAAAAGGCCTCTAATTTCATTTACCAGGTCCCTTGTACTTTTACCTCCTGAAGATTGCTC is drawn from Lysinibacillus sp. SGAir0095 and contains these coding sequences:
- a CDS encoding S8/S53 family peptidase, which gives rise to MKYIIRLIEPFNNSIKLQLEKLNISIRLIDNVLEDLLIVETENSQILHNLGFIRSVKPTRKGKLLISSTKTTNQDFKIDIVPSFKEELIHDTGLVGFGTNIVILDSGYNGNCNINLGGQKVFTDDGIIYDYINHGTLVAGIISKIAPAAKLYLGKICSKDPYDIDEELVFQGLNWATEIPNINIINLSIGIDFKCTGNCDLAERVNKMSSMGYTIISAAGNKNHIHCPACSQEGIAVGALDASGKVVAQSSASGLGGTDKPDLVAQGQIVENYLRKSQNHTGTSFASPIITGLVGATFHHIKEGISPKYHLLSSTSSLLNQSFNKQGYGIVDLNKYLGGLDYVTSKS
- a CDS encoding ABC transporter ATP-binding protein codes for the protein MTNQTPVLEVKNLKTHFFTDEGVAKAVDGVSFYLNKGETLGIVGESGCGKSMTSLSILKLIPTPPGKIVEGEVLLNNEDINKMSNEQLRQVRGNKISMIFQEPMTSLNPVISVGEQIAESLRLHQKLTRKQAWARAVEMLKLVGIPAPEKRAKQEPYQLSGGMRQRVMIAMALACNPDVLIADEPTTALDVTIQAQILEILRDLQKQMGMSIIFITHDLGVVAEVCDKVAVMYAGQIIEEGSADSIFEQPLHPYTEGLINSIPKLYAEQEELATIEGSVPSPYHYPVGCRFAERCQFATDICKEKQPEFVQMGEGKSVRCFKYTNEWVGVGV
- a CDS encoding DMT family transporter produces the protein MLKSYAILLLCVSLWASNFIIGTILVDYLSAIHVTVIRLFCIVLFLGIICFNRIQLKRVRKKVWLLVAFAALLGVSINHFAFFKSLESTTPVVAAYILALTPIMTGIINKLLFAEKKSPSFWGGSLLSFCGVIIIISFKGDVHFSFGMGEVFSFITMLSFAIFLVCLQVLSKHMSSITITCSTTLIGLVCLLPFTPVTIGRELATIPGGIVLLLVVSAILIHGVSNLIWNKEMPKVGATQGAVFLNLEPLITIFLSSLILSENVSILQLFGGLFVIVGIFLSLDILKLRKIIQATGGFL
- a CDS encoding ABC transporter permease, translated to MESNVNSVTIVSPSIKPKKAKKNLWRKIKKNKAALVGLGILIVYAVIFVFGPWLAPYDPFEIDLTNKLLAPNMDHLMGTDDKGRDILSRILSGAYLTMGVGICAVLFGCIIGVTIGLIAGYYGGIIDSIISRIMDVMLAFPGILLALAIVSALGTSLVNVTIAVGFFSIPMFARIVRGSTMEVKKLEYIDAVRTLGANDVIIIGRHILPNILSPIIIQASMRLATAILSAAGLSFLGLGAQPPSPEWGAMLSTGRDFLFNAPHIALFPGLMISVLVLGLNLLGDGLRDALDPRMKG
- a CDS encoding ABC transporter permease; this encodes MTVFIIKRIAQIVPVIFGVTLVVFLIMQMVPGDSAVVLAGEGASHETIEELRENLGLNQPLHIQYWEYIKGLVQGDMGTSLKNGSPVLDEILVRLPITIELATYSILITIVLGLGAGIVSAIKPYSWMDFGVTIIALLGISLPSFFLGILLMYTFSVDLGWLPVAGWESPKHIILPAITLGAGGAAIVARMTRSSMLEVINQDFIRTAKAKGLKGYIIIFKHALRNALIPVITVVGLQFGSLLGGTVLIESVFAVNGLGRMIVDAIRTRDLPMVQGGVLVASIIFVFVNLLVDILYKVFNKRIDLN
- a CDS encoding DUF2129 domain-containing protein, coding for MSQVKVKVKVNDLNLTSELLKYGTITFIDNMVNIVFLLTDSSNINKISKLPFVIKVTKSRTASLQSA
- a CDS encoding amidohydrolase produces the protein MNQWLKNVRLETGEIVHPNNRIETTTNLFHIEISPEGSILSIVDCSEEITSEHVTDMNGQLALPAFKEMHNHLDKTYLSLPWKACKPVQNLKERLDYEAQELVELSETIEQRACAMIEKILANGVNHIRTHINVDPYIGLKNLEGVVRALKKYEDYVTADIIAFPQHGLMRDNVPDLLRQALENGATMLGGLDPGGIDGDVENSLRLTMQIASEYNVDVDIHLHDGGYLGYYTIDKWLDLMEENAFKSRTDFSHSFGLGDVSVAEQKAIVKRLQKHDVHIMSTVPFNLGRVIPPIDLLTEHGVKVHFGCDGFYDSWSPYGSGDILGKVNSFADVTRKIDERGLRNSLGYITNHVTPLNNQGQQQWPNVGDEASFVFVPSSCSAEAVARLPKQRTVMNKGKFFQPLVVTC
- a CDS encoding ABC transporter ATP-binding protein, with the translated sequence MNEVKQPILEVKNLKQYFKLKRDRLFGEKQVVKAVDDISFDLFEGETLSIVGESGCGKSTTGRSILRLDEPTSGAIKLFGEDLLIKTKAELNLARKDIQIIFQDPFASLNPRRTIRQMLAEAMTIQKVVPKELQDARMIELMQLVGLRPEYLERYPHEFSGGQRQRIGIARALSVNPKIIICDESVSALDVSIQAQILNLLKKLQRELGLTLLFISHDLSVVRHISDRVIVMYLGKIVEIAPKNLLFDSPKHPYTKALFSAIPTFEKVNRQERIILKGDVPSPISPPSGCRFHTRCKFATEQCKNEEPNLRNVQNGQEVSCHHWESLV
- a CDS encoding glutathione ABC transporter substrate-binding protein, with protein sequence MKKLSYLLSIMMLVFVLQACSTANNDEAAKETSDTTDTAEELIILRASDATNLDPHFITDIPSANIVHGKVYETLIAFDKDRNFVPLLAKSWSQDDDTTWTFELNEGIKFHDGTDFNAEAVKATFDRILDPATGSPQQDKLSMIKEIVVNDEYSVSLKLNSPYAGLLSILASNEGSIISPKAIAEKADQLKTSPVGTGPFVFKNWTSGQSIELETNQDYWGDIPEFSKLTFKIVPEDATRIAMVESGEAHISDQIPVTDLARIESSDTMSLFRTEGLAVEYIGFNVQDELLSDVKVRKAISYAIDRETIISGIYENVGTLANSAMSPMVIGYSENVKGYDYNLEEAKKLLSEAGIQEGTTVKLLTSDRKERINMAEVIQSQLKGIGLKVEIQVLEYGAYIEEISKKQHQMFIGGWGNATGDGDYNQYNLFHSVSQGPPGNHFFYSNPEVDRLIEAARTESDLVERAKIYEEALKIELDEAVYIPVRNYEHLAVVSDKVKGFWLDASNYTMVRDVTVSQ
- a CDS encoding amidohydrolase, yielding MTLLIKNARLETGFLFENNLVIGTNTDCFDLLIEEGKIVAIDETISSVDAETIDVQGQLLLPSFREMHIHIDKTYFSGEWIAPTPITQGIFTRIQEEIELLPLQLPVAKERATKMVEHLIANGHTHIRSHCNVDPQIGTEHIKITKEVLESFADQITYEIVAFPQHGLLRSNVENLMREAMELGATHVGGVDPAIVDRETRRSLELIVEIAKTYDKQIDIHLHDRDLLGSLEIQTLMDIIEETGFTNGVTISHAIALSDLTEAQLEPLVKRMASFNIDVTSTIPIGQNRSTIPVNYLHDNGVNVSIGHDSLTDHWSPFGSGDTIEKLNTLAERFKYIDERSLGQAWKYAAAGITPLDVDGNQVWPKVGDNANFLVIDGVSSAHVVARRCPITTVISKGKVIHQNPTELKGALR